The Arctopsyche grandis isolate Sample6627 chromosome 10, ASM5162203v2, whole genome shotgun sequence genome window below encodes:
- the Cwc25 gene encoding CWC25 spliceosome associated protein homolog isoform X2 translates to MDWMYKEPNQGLDREQYLLGKAIDKTFEKIATTEQSQLNAPPKNHVEHECIPFSIRNLKNKNSTFEGQVDIARKLLEDPLVAIRKREVESRTQLLQNPVKLKEISMLLKAEQQKHKKKKEKKKSKKNKKNKADLEEKIVEKLKKLGGSDGSININKLLSSSELLDDLKRQTKKKRKKSSKHSSSDSSSESESESDERDRRKSKKDEKSSKSKKKRAVSSEERDKSKDRYEDSKKSTRRHGSSHRDKDRNESVKHNRSEKELYTDRKSHNPKFHGDKNYGLVRADGSKIEIDKKKYNDKDKFDHKLKENPKKWQRPERKQMSEKEMEEKRREMMDNATKRDYQREKNVARYRVQEKQLELKEKQEDFREDFVEKHLRIAAGQSSVESRIKSNIYNIQRSNRDMDKHFAKR, encoded by the exons gaACCCAATCAAGGTTTGGACCGAGAACAGTACTTGTTGGGAAAAGCGATCGATAAGACGTTTGAAAAAATTGCTACTACTGAACAGTCGCAGTTGAATGCTCCTCCGAAGAATCACGTGGAACACGAATGTATTCCGTTTTCcattagaaatttgaaaaataaaaattctactTTCGAAGGCCAAGTTGATATTGCGCGAAAACTCTTAGAGGATCCTCTTGTTGCAATACGTAAAAGGGAAGTGGAATCTAGGACGCAGCTTTTACAAAATCCAGTAAAATTGAAAGAGATTTCGATGTTGTTAAAAGCTGAGCAG caaaaacataagaaaaagaaggaaaaaaagaaaagcaaaaaaaataaaaagaataaagcTGACCTGGAAGAAAAAATTGTCGAAAAGTTGAAGAAATTAGGTGGTAGTGATGGAAGCATTAatataaataagctactatcttCATCAGAACTTTTAGATGATTTAAAAAGGCAGACCAAGAAGAAAAGGAAGAAAAGCAGTAAACATTCTAGTTCTGATTCGAGTTCAGAGTCTGAATCTGAAAGTGATGAACGTGATAGGCGTAAGAGTAAGAAGGATGAAAAATCTAGTAAGAGTAAAAAGAAACGCGCGGTCTCGAGTGAAGAACGTGACAAATCTAAAGATAGATATGAAGATTCTAAAAAAAGTACAAGACGTCATGGTTCAAGTCACAGAGATAAAGATAGGAATGAATCAGTGAAACATAACAGATCAGAAAAAGAGCTTTATACTGACAGAAAATCACATAATCCAAAATTTCACGGTGACAAAAATTATGGATTAGTGAGAGCCGATGGGAGCAAAATTGAAATAGACAAGAAGAAATACAACGATAAGGACAAGTTTGACCATAAGCTAAAAGAAAACCCAAAGAAGTGGCAGAGACCTGAACGAAAGCAGATGAGTGAAAAAGAAATGGAGGAGAAGAGGCGAGAGATGATGGACAACGCTACCAAGCGAGATTATCAACGGGAGAAAAATGTTGCACGGTATAGGGTTCAAGAAAAACAACTGGAATTGAAAGAAAAACAGGAAGATTTTAGGGAAGATTTCGTAGAGAAGCATTTGAGAATAGCTGCAGGGCAAAGTAGCGTTGAAAGTaggataaaatcaaatatttataatatccaaAGGTCAAATAGGGACATGGACAAACATTTTGCAAAAAGGTAG